From one Candidatus Hydrogenedentota bacterium genomic stretch:
- a CDS encoding cyclic nucleotide-binding domain-containing protein: MLWGRNKKDAGSREERPRPSAHPGRVAPDGGGAPRPRRPLATPSRPIQLAAQAEPGVESLPQALLTQGHVTREQIQIALEKQKETGDFLGEILVEEKFLDETSLLNFLAKYCKIPHLSLLDYLIDESLVSLIPKEVCLEHRIIPIDKMGRNLTVAMVNPLDTAALDTVRELCPGLRVKPILCAHRHFDIVADRLFSLSSGSPPRFMQSLGPEYAATVKGGTAAAAAAAGEGRRVQAKTVGSEGETPGDALLHSVFEAGKGGETGEESGPDASPAAEAVPEEEAVALRMTDAMMQSMRNTYGVLARRMELFRGLSPEDVARLFAKGRVEEHAAAAQIFSKGDPGDKMYVILNGNVLIVDNGRVLATLNRGDMFGEMALVSRTPRSADARAASDTTVLSLGLDDLCRTLPAEITSQILVNIIITLSMRLRRANAE; the protein is encoded by the coding sequence ATGTTGTGGGGCAGAAACAAAAAGGATGCGGGCTCCCGTGAGGAGCGCCCGCGCCCGTCTGCCCATCCGGGGCGGGTCGCACCCGACGGCGGGGGCGCGCCCCGGCCCAGGCGGCCTTTGGCGACGCCTTCACGCCCCATTCAGCTTGCCGCGCAGGCGGAGCCCGGTGTGGAATCCCTGCCGCAGGCGCTTCTCACCCAGGGGCATGTGACACGGGAACAAATTCAGATAGCGCTGGAAAAGCAGAAAGAGACGGGCGACTTCCTCGGCGAAATTCTGGTGGAGGAGAAGTTCCTTGACGAGACCTCGCTGCTGAACTTTTTGGCGAAATACTGCAAAATCCCGCACCTTAGCCTTCTGGATTACCTGATAGACGAGTCGCTGGTCTCTTTAATACCGAAAGAGGTCTGCCTCGAACACCGGATTATTCCCATAGACAAAATGGGGCGCAACCTCACGGTGGCCATGGTGAACCCCCTGGACACGGCGGCGCTGGACACTGTCCGGGAGTTGTGCCCGGGACTCCGCGTGAAACCCATTCTGTGCGCGCACCGCCATTTTGACATTGTTGCGGACCGGCTCTTTTCGCTGTCATCCGGCAGTCCGCCAAGATTCATGCAGTCGCTGGGACCGGAATATGCGGCGACTGTGAAGGGCGGGACGGCGGCTGCGGCCGCGGCCGCGGGTGAAGGGCGGAGGGTTCAGGCGAAAACGGTTGGGTCCGAAGGGGAGACCCCCGGCGACGCGCTCCTGCACAGCGTGTTTGAGGCGGGGAAGGGCGGGGAGACCGGCGAGGAAAGCGGCCCGGACGCGTCGCCTGCGGCGGAGGCGGTCCCGGAGGAGGAGGCGGTGGCCCTGCGGATGACCGACGCCATGATGCAGAGCATGCGCAACACCTACGGCGTGCTGGCGCGGCGCATGGAATTGTTCCGGGGCCTGTCCCCGGAGGATGTGGCCCGGCTCTTCGCCAAGGGGCGTGTGGAGGAGCACGCCGCCGCCGCGCAAATCTTCAGCAAGGGCGACCCCGGCGACAAGATGTATGTCATACTCAACGGCAACGTGCTGATTGTGGACAACGGCAGGGTGCTGGCGACGCTCAACCGGGGGGACATGTTCGGCGAGATGGCGCTGGTGAGCCGGACGCCCCGGAGCGCCGACGCGCGGGCCGCGTCCGACACCACGGTTCTTTCCCTCGGTCTGGACGACCTGTGCCGGACGCTGCCCGCCGAGATCACCTCGCAGATTCTGGTCAACATCATCATCACCCTCAGCATGCGCCTCCGCCGCGCCAATGCGGAGTGA